A genomic region of Alnus glutinosa chromosome 11, dhAlnGlut1.1, whole genome shotgun sequence contains the following coding sequences:
- the LOC133881267 gene encoding F-box/kelch-repeat protein At3g23880-like: MSNPLPRDLWTEILVSLPVKSLLRFQCVCKSWKSLISTPTFISMHTQHSESVHNYTHLLHYNSYRNSKTPYQLLHTDGSFNESQELEYPCQMRCGDHQFVHDCKGLILFTTVNEVGPDDNRFEPLTLWNPAIRMSMTLPRPRINDVPEPKYCIHGFGFDQTSNDYKVLRMFYHNYASSRPTQAELYRLRTGAWETLMVAEDSFQYYFSTKMQAFVNGASHWVVWPMAPGSRKRAVLLFDMFDEEFRVMKLPDHLSLGWGRSIGLGVSGGLLSLMENNNPYGSVNLSYSIWLMKEYGVVESWTKQFTIDLEGWSYGRIFLFRNNEKVLAWNRKNERESEESVLYDPKTHRFIKVGGIKGKGYLLGKNTFVESLVLLDKLNHIQT, translated from the coding sequence AAGCCTACCCGTGAAATCTCTTTTACGATTCCAATGTGTTTGTAAATCATGGAAATCCTTGATCTCTACTCCTACATTTATTTCCATGCACACCCAACACAGTGAGAGCGTCCACAATTACACCCACCTTTTACATTATAATAGTTACAGAAACAGCAAGACGCCATACCAATTACTCCATACCGATGGTTCATTCAATGAgtctcaagaacttgaatatccATGCCAAATGAGGTGTGGAGATCATCAATTCGTCCATGATTGCAAGGGATTAATACTCTTTACGACTGTCAACGAAGTTGGGCCGGATGACAATCGTTTCGAGCCCCTAACTCTATGGAACCCTGCAATTAGAATGTCTATGACTCTTCCTCGACCTCGCATTAATGATGTTCCGGAACCCAAATACTGTATTCACGGGTTCGGCTTTGATCAAACAAGTAATGATTACAAGGTGCTGAGAATGTTTTATCATAATTACGCCTCGTCTCGACCAACTCAGGCGGAACTTTATAGACTTCGCACAGGCGCTTGGGAGACTTTGATGGTTGCTGAGGATTCTTTTCAgtattatttttctacaaaaatgCAAGCTTTCGTGAATGGGGCAAGTCATTGGGTCGTATGGCCTATGGCACCCGGCTCTCGAAAACGAGCGGTTTTGTTgtttgatatgtttgatgagGAATTCCGAGTGATGAAGCTTCCGGATCATCTTAGCTTAGGCTGGGGTAGGTCTATTGGTCTTGGTGTTTCTGGTGGATTACTTTCTTTAATGGAGAATAACAACCCATACGGTAGTGTTAATTTGAGCTACAGCATTTGGTTGATGAAGGAATATGGCGTGGTAGAGTCGTGGACTAAACAATTTACAATTGATTTAGAGGGTTGGAGCTATGGGCGCATCTTCCTTTTTAGGAACAATGAAAAGGTTTTAGCTTGGAATcgaaaaaatgaaagagagtCGGAAGAGTCGGTCTTATATGATCCCAAGACACATAGATTCATTAAAGTAGGAGGAATTAAAGGCAAGGGTTATCTTCTTGGCAAAAATACTTTCGTTGAAAGTCTTGTTTTACTTGATAAATTAAATCATATACAAACGTAA
- the LOC133881268 gene encoding F-box/kelch-repeat protein At3g06240-like: MSMTLPQPRIDVPGNKYCIYGFGFDHTSNDYKVLRMVHVYYAVSPPQAELYKLRTGTWETLTGADNFGKYSVPANMQAFLNGASHWLVLHILASGSRKRGIVLFDMCDEQLRVMKLPDNIRLSCRVKARLGVSGGLLSFMEYNYERQDVNLSCSIWLMKEYGVAESWTKQFTIDLKAGWRFGEIFCFRNNEKILAWNRKNGKESVLFLYDPKTHRFINIEGPGINAKDYLRSNSTLVESLVLLDKENSMQMCQTCLRKCQLCDSKKGKKRRRRHARAREG; this comes from the coding sequence ATGTCTATGACTCTTCCTCAACCTCGCATTGATGTACCGGGGAACAAATACTGTATTTACGGGTTCGGCTTTGATCATACAAGTAATGATTACAAGGTGCTGAGGATGGTCCATGTTTATTATGCCGTGTCTCCACCTCAGGCGGAACTTTATAAACTTCGCACAGGCACTTGGGAGACTCTTACGGGTGCTGACAATTTTGGTAAGTATTCTGTACCTGCAAATATGCAGGCTTTCTTGAATGGGGCGAGTCACTGGCTTGTACTTCATATATTGGCATCCGGCTCCCGTAAACGAGGGATTGTGTTGTTtgatatgtgtgatgagcaacTCCGAGTGATGAAGCTTCCGGATAATATTCGTTTAAGCTGCAGGGTTAAGGCTCGTCTTGGTGTTTCTGGTGGATTGCTTTCTTTCATGGAGTATAACTACGAACGACAAGATGTTAATTTGAGCTGCAGCATTTGGTTGATGAAAGAATATGGCGTGGCAGAGTCGTGGACTAAACAGTTTACAATTGATTTAAAGGCCGGTTGGCGCTTTGGGGAGATCTTCTGTTTCAGGAACAACGAAAAGATTTTGGCTTGGAATCGGAAAAATGGAAAAGAGTCGGTCTTATTCTTATATGATCCCAAGACTCATAGATTCATTAATATAGAAGGCCCAGGAATTAATGCTAAGGATTATCTTCGCAGCAATAGTACTTTGGTCGAAAGTCTTGTTTTACTCGATAAAGAAAATTCTATGCAGATGTGCCAGACTTGTTTAAGGAAGTGCCAGTTGTGCGActcaaagaaaggaaagaaaagaagacgaAGACATGCACGCGCGAGAGAAGGCTAA